A single window of Archangium gephyra DNA harbors:
- a CDS encoding SRPBCC domain-containing protein, producing MSSTRISRRVNAPRASVYRALLDARSVAAWRVPPGMTSHVHVFEPREGGSIRISLTYDAPTGTGKTTAHTDTYHGRFVKLVPDEQVVEVVEFETAEPALRGEMTITLSLADADGGTEVLAVHDGVPSGVSPADNETGWRLSLARLAALVEAS from the coding sequence ATGAGTTCGACCCGAATCAGCCGCCGTGTGAACGCGCCCCGTGCAAGCGTCTATCGCGCGCTCCTCGATGCGCGCTCGGTTGCTGCGTGGAGGGTGCCGCCCGGCATGACCAGCCATGTGCATGTGTTCGAGCCCCGCGAAGGTGGCTCGATCCGCATCTCACTCACGTACGACGCGCCCACCGGGACCGGCAAGACGACCGCGCACACCGACACGTACCACGGCCGCTTCGTGAAGCTCGTGCCGGACGAGCAGGTGGTCGAAGTGGTCGAGTTCGAGACGGCAGAGCCCGCGCTGCGCGGCGAGATGACGATCACGCTCTCGCTCGCCGATGCGGACGGTGGCACCGAGGTGCTCGCCGTACATGATGGAGTACCGAGCGGCGTATCGCCCGCCGACAACGAGACGGGCTGGCGGTTGTCCCTCGCGAGACTCGCGGCGCTTGTGGAGGCGAGCTGA
- a CDS encoding glycosyltransferase family 4 protein: MRLLVGVHEGGFNGIDTYSEQVAASAVAAGHEVTLAATASAASRLRMGLGQAGVRILELDIAPPGQIARLAARFWPRLERRRLEHGLASALARTGQRFDVVHLNRPGLAPAIRPFTRRLVSAAWFYPHEPVLRAVETWRHTRGGNLLRRMVMTLKSFSHYLGDVEGYRASDCVVAPTPSLSAQLRSQGIQAMLCPPPVQVERPQLSPAHEGRAADLKRLLICSGDLSHPRKNLLLALESLRYLAPRGWRLQLEVIGKNPERLQALARTLPEGIDVRFTGPLPAAQVQAHMRSADVFLFPSLYEEWGYAAVEALLCGTPVATFPVYPFPFMLEGGLGAIAGDLSARSLAEAVEQAFQLDDRPRLARAAAERFGGSVVARKLTEIWTSPRA; this comes from the coding sequence TTGCGGTTGCTCGTCGGGGTGCATGAGGGCGGGTTCAACGGCATCGACACCTACTCGGAGCAGGTCGCGGCCAGCGCCGTCGCCGCCGGGCACGAGGTGACGCTGGCGGCCACGGCGTCGGCGGCCTCCCGTCTCCGCATGGGCCTCGGGCAGGCCGGGGTCCGCATCCTGGAGCTCGACATCGCGCCTCCCGGCCAGATTGCCCGTCTGGCGGCGCGCTTCTGGCCCCGGCTCGAGCGGCGCCGGCTCGAGCACGGGCTGGCCTCGGCACTCGCCCGCACCGGACAGCGCTTCGACGTGGTCCACCTCAACCGCCCGGGTCTGGCTCCGGCCATCCGTCCCTTCACCCGCAGGCTCGTCTCGGCCGCCTGGTTCTACCCTCACGAGCCGGTGCTTCGCGCCGTGGAGACCTGGCGGCATACCCGGGGCGGCAACCTCCTGCGGCGGATGGTGATGACCCTCAAGTCGTTCTCCCACTACCTCGGCGACGTGGAGGGGTACCGCGCCTCGGACTGCGTCGTGGCTCCGACGCCTTCACTGTCCGCCCAGCTCCGCTCCCAGGGCATCCAGGCCATGCTCTGTCCTCCGCCCGTCCAGGTGGAGCGCCCTCAGCTGTCTCCGGCACACGAGGGGCGCGCGGCGGACCTCAAGCGGCTGCTCATCTGCAGCGGGGACCTGTCCCACCCGAGGAAGAACCTCCTCCTCGCCCTGGAGTCCCTGCGCTACCTCGCGCCGCGCGGCTGGCGGCTCCAGTTGGAAGTGATTGGGAAGAATCCGGAGCGGCTCCAGGCGCTGGCTCGCACCCTGCCGGAGGGCATCGACGTGCGCTTCACCGGACCGCTCCCGGCCGCGCAGGTCCAGGCGCATATGCGCTCGGCGGATGTCTTCCTCTTCCCCAGCCTCTACGAGGAGTGGGGCTACGCCGCCGTGGAGGCGCTCCTGTGCGGCACGCCCGTGGCCACCTTCCCCGTCTATCCCTTCCCCTTCATGCTCGAGGGCGGGTTGGGAGCGATCGCCGGAGACCTGTCCGCGCGAAGCCTCGCCGAGGCCGTGGAGCAGGCCTTCCAACTGGACGACAGGCCCCGGCTCGCCCGGGCCGCCGCGGAACGGTTCGGTGGCTCCGTGGTGGCGCGCAAGCTGACGGAGATCTGGACCTCGCCTCGGGCGTGA
- a CDS encoding Uma2 family endonuclease produces the protein MSGSRRKATYEGLETVPPHCVGELVDGELYVSHHLALPQVRAATRLGMWLGRPFDLGEGGPGGWVILDKPELHLGDDALVPDLAGWRRERMPQMPHTAAFTLAPDWVCEVLSPSTEVLDREKKMKAYAREGVGHLWFVDPLQRSLEVYRLERRRWSRQGHWSGETTVHAEPFAVLPLKLAILWER, from the coding sequence ATGAGCGGGTCGAGGCGCAAGGCCACCTACGAAGGCCTGGAGACCGTCCCCCCCCACTGCGTGGGGGAGCTCGTCGATGGCGAGTTGTATGTGAGCCACCACCTGGCCTTGCCCCAAGTCCGGGCCGCGACTCGACTCGGAATGTGGCTGGGCAGGCCTTTCGACCTGGGCGAGGGAGGGCCCGGAGGCTGGGTCATCCTGGATAAGCCCGAGCTGCACCTGGGGGACGACGCCCTGGTGCCGGACCTGGCGGGCTGGCGCCGGGAACGCATGCCCCAGATGCCGCACACGGCGGCCTTCACCCTGGCCCCCGACTGGGTGTGCGAGGTGCTCTCGCCGTCCACGGAGGTGCTGGACCGGGAGAAGAAGATGAAGGCCTATGCCCGTGAAGGCGTGGGCCATCTGTGGTTCGTGGATCCACTCCAACGGTCGCTGGAGGTCTACCGCCTGGAGCGGCGGCGCTGGAGCCGGCAGGGCCACTGGAGCGGCGAGACCACCGTGCATGCCGAGCCCTTCGCGGTGCTCCCGTTGAAGCTCGCCATACTCTGGGAGCGATGA
- a CDS encoding Gfo/Idh/MocA family protein, producing the protein MPSRKQAGEQGTRRTRQKARKVGYVVVGLGHFAQDAILPAFKNAKKNSQLVALVSGDPKKHRVLGKRHGVPVYGYEQFEECLALPEVDAVYIALPNSLHAEYAVRAARAGAHVLCEKPLALDEPQCLDMIRAAEDSDVKLMTAYRLHFESTNLAAMEAVRKGRIGEPRLFSSSFSFQIDAPNIRVEADKGGGVLWDIGVYCVNAARYLFRAEPEEVFAFKARGKDARFAETEEAVSAVLRFPDDRLASFNVSFGTAATGTYQLVGTKGSLRLENAYDYKGKMTLELETKGKKKRTLPARDQIGPEISYFSDCILHGREVEPSGWEGLADVRIIRALYESAETGRPVRLEPFEKRQRPTGEQEQRLPPTHPPEPVNASPPMDG; encoded by the coding sequence ATGCCGTCTCGCAAGCAGGCAGGGGAGCAGGGCACGCGGCGCACGCGCCAGAAGGCGCGCAAGGTGGGCTACGTGGTGGTCGGGCTCGGACACTTCGCCCAGGACGCCATCCTCCCCGCCTTCAAGAACGCGAAGAAGAACTCCCAGCTGGTGGCGCTCGTCTCCGGTGACCCCAAGAAGCACCGCGTGCTGGGCAAGCGCCACGGCGTCCCCGTCTACGGCTATGAGCAGTTCGAGGAGTGCCTCGCCCTGCCCGAGGTGGACGCCGTCTATATCGCCCTGCCCAACTCCCTGCACGCCGAGTACGCGGTGCGCGCGGCCCGGGCCGGCGCCCATGTGCTGTGCGAGAAGCCCCTGGCGCTCGACGAGCCACAGTGCCTGGACATGATTCGCGCCGCCGAGGACAGCGACGTGAAGCTGATGACGGCCTACCGGCTGCACTTCGAGTCCACCAACCTCGCGGCCATGGAGGCGGTGCGCAAGGGCAGGATTGGCGAGCCGCGCCTCTTCAGCTCCTCCTTCAGCTTCCAGATTGACGCCCCCAACATCCGCGTGGAGGCGGACAAGGGCGGCGGGGTGCTCTGGGACATCGGCGTCTACTGCGTCAACGCCGCGCGCTACCTCTTCCGCGCCGAGCCCGAGGAGGTGTTCGCCTTCAAGGCCCGGGGCAAGGACGCGCGCTTCGCCGAGACGGAGGAGGCCGTGTCCGCGGTGCTGCGCTTCCCGGACGACCGGCTGGCCTCCTTCAACGTGAGCTTCGGCACCGCCGCCACGGGCACCTACCAGCTCGTGGGCACCAAGGGCAGCCTCCGCCTGGAGAACGCCTATGACTACAAGGGGAAGATGACCCTGGAGCTGGAGACGAAGGGCAAGAAGAAGCGCACCCTGCCCGCGCGCGACCAGATCGGCCCGGAAATCTCCTACTTCAGCGACTGCATCCTCCACGGCCGCGAGGTGGAGCCCAGCGGCTGGGAGGGACTGGCCGACGTGCGCATCATCCGCGCGCTCTACGAGTCCGCGGAGACGGGACGCCCGGTGCGGCTGGAGCCCTTCGAGAAGCGCCAGCGGCCCACCGGGGAGCAGGAGCAGCGCCTGCCGCCCACCCATCCGCCCGAGCCGGTCAACGCCTCGCCGCCCATGGACGGGTGA
- a CDS encoding sensor histidine kinase, producing MRSPEKGQEPGTAAGRIRARLDWLVLGLVVVAHVMAVVSIWGQWERIGIITAMFVGVACINFVIARRFPAERAKTAEALRMTFNLLVSMPIYGHFTGWALPVWIHLPLNSLWVGGFIDTPSRLRLLVLLSAVVGFALFDGCPPVLPLTFFVLSVALAGIAEARIHLNQLTMKDLEERNQELAKALAELDLAHRRAREQERLSSLGMLAAGIAHEINNPMSYVKSNIHTLHLEMKDQKELPGPLREYVTEVLPQTLDGIKRVCSIVADLRRFARGDPEALIEYDLNEEVRAALRITRSRVLPECDVVIELGELLPMLGHPRQISQVVVNLLLNAAQAMKGRGTVYVSTRPDGEDDVVLTVRDTGVGMAPEVVANLFQPFFTTRPAGEGTGLGLAVVHGIITAHGGRIRVESQPGEGSTFTVRLPRVPPMKFIAAQEVPEQPGASTIQVFQGPLARGQREG from the coding sequence ATGCGGTCACCCGAGAAGGGGCAGGAGCCCGGGACGGCAGCGGGCCGGATACGGGCGCGTTTGGACTGGTTGGTGCTCGGACTGGTGGTCGTCGCCCACGTGATGGCGGTGGTGTCCATCTGGGGCCAGTGGGAGCGCATCGGCATCATCACGGCCATGTTCGTGGGGGTGGCCTGCATCAACTTCGTCATCGCGCGGCGGTTTCCGGCCGAGCGGGCGAAGACGGCCGAGGCCCTGCGGATGACGTTCAACCTGCTCGTCTCCATGCCCATCTATGGCCACTTCACCGGCTGGGCGTTGCCGGTGTGGATCCACCTGCCGCTCAACAGCCTCTGGGTGGGGGGGTTCATCGACACGCCGTCGCGGTTGCGCCTGCTGGTGTTGCTCTCGGCGGTGGTGGGCTTCGCGCTGTTCGACGGGTGTCCGCCGGTCCTGCCGCTCACCTTCTTCGTGCTGTCCGTGGCGCTCGCGGGCATCGCGGAGGCGCGCATCCACCTCAACCAGCTGACGATGAAGGACCTGGAGGAGCGCAACCAGGAGCTGGCCAAGGCGCTGGCGGAGTTGGATCTGGCGCACCGGCGGGCCCGGGAGCAGGAGCGGCTGAGCAGCCTGGGCATGCTGGCCGCGGGCATCGCGCACGAGATCAACAACCCGATGAGCTACGTGAAGAGCAACATCCACACGCTCCATCTGGAGATGAAGGACCAGAAGGAGCTGCCCGGGCCGTTGCGCGAGTACGTGACGGAGGTGTTGCCGCAGACGCTGGATGGCATCAAGCGGGTGTGCTCCATCGTGGCGGACCTGAGGCGCTTCGCGCGAGGGGACCCCGAGGCGCTCATCGAGTACGACCTCAACGAGGAGGTGCGGGCGGCGCTGCGCATCACCCGGAGCCGGGTGTTGCCGGAGTGCGACGTGGTCATCGAGCTGGGGGAGCTGCTGCCGATGCTCGGGCACCCGCGGCAGATTTCCCAGGTGGTGGTGAACCTGCTGCTCAACGCGGCGCAGGCGATGAAGGGGCGGGGCACGGTGTACGTGTCCACGCGGCCGGACGGCGAGGACGACGTGGTGTTGACGGTGAGGGACACGGGGGTGGGGATGGCGCCGGAGGTGGTGGCCAACCTCTTCCAGCCCTTCTTCACGACGAGGCCGGCGGGAGAGGGGACGGGGCTGGGGCTGGCGGTGGTGCACGGCATCATCACGGCGCACGGCGGGCGCATCCGGGTGGAGAGCCAGCCGGGGGAGGGGAGCACCTTCACGGTGCGGCTGCCCCGGGTGCCGCCGATGAAGTTCATCGCCGCGCAGGAGGTGCCCGAGCAGCCGGGCGCCTCGACGATTCAGGTGTTCCAGGGGCCGCTCGCGCGCGGACAGCGGGAGGGCTAG
- a CDS encoding sensor histidine kinase produces the protein MSPLPRWRQLVHDSFKRWVRSQDPQEVLAAASLQAWLSSALVIPAVLALAVWAPGAKSFFDLPFLEALACLAPSLVLGIVFALLHRGRQRLEWWGWLYLVVGTAALQFYLAALMALAKMPGAVVFGAVLLFTTGYHGRLHRVAPTQPFLALGSAVALGLAALLSRSEEHGALFAVMGPLAIMLELYTGSFALRHDLARAEAEQLRAAVQAQMLEQQERDVGRLSQALVQILGYNHDINNTLMSVSAAADMLSVMGVQRNALPRAEFEELVREVNEGLARIREMVIEIRQKGRRSVSHEPENVHLVPVLESVRTSLGWRFPDVDIQVKVEDQATHALLRGGATTLRRVVENLVLNACEGNGQQGAAQVDILARSEPYSGRLELLIADDGPGFPAEKLKAPIEGLSTTKPNGTGLGLYTSECLIRASGGTLERHNRPTGGAQLRILLPRELR, from the coding sequence ATGAGCCCTCTGCCCCGCTGGCGTCAGCTCGTCCACGACTCCTTCAAGCGCTGGGTGCGCTCGCAGGACCCCCAGGAGGTGCTGGCCGCCGCGTCGTTGCAGGCGTGGCTGAGCTCCGCCCTGGTCATCCCGGCGGTGCTGGCGCTCGCGGTGTGGGCTCCGGGCGCCAAGAGTTTCTTCGACCTGCCCTTCCTCGAGGCGCTGGCGTGCCTGGCACCGAGCCTGGTGCTGGGTATCGTCTTCGCGCTGCTGCACCGGGGCCGCCAGCGCCTGGAGTGGTGGGGCTGGCTGTACCTGGTGGTGGGCACGGCCGCCCTGCAGTTCTACCTGGCCGCGCTGATGGCCCTGGCGAAGATGCCGGGGGCCGTGGTGTTCGGAGCGGTGCTGCTCTTCACCACCGGCTACCACGGCCGCCTCCACCGCGTGGCGCCCACGCAGCCCTTCCTCGCGCTGGGCTCGGCGGTGGCGCTGGGGCTGGCGGCGCTGCTGTCGCGCAGCGAGGAGCACGGGGCCCTCTTCGCCGTCATGGGGCCGCTGGCCATCATGCTCGAGCTGTACACGGGCAGCTTCGCCCTGCGGCACGACCTGGCCCGCGCCGAGGCGGAGCAACTGCGCGCCGCCGTGCAGGCGCAGATGCTGGAGCAGCAGGAGCGCGACGTGGGCCGTCTGTCCCAGGCCCTGGTGCAGATTCTTGGCTACAACCACGACATCAACAACACGTTGATGAGCGTGAGCGCCGCGGCGGACATGCTCTCGGTCATGGGCGTGCAGCGCAATGCCCTGCCGCGCGCCGAGTTCGAGGAGCTGGTGCGCGAGGTCAACGAGGGGCTGGCGCGCATCCGGGAGATGGTCATCGAGATCCGCCAGAAGGGGCGGCGCTCGGTGAGCCACGAGCCGGAGAACGTGCACCTGGTGCCGGTGCTGGAGTCGGTGCGCACGAGCCTCGGCTGGCGCTTCCCGGACGTGGACATCCAGGTGAAGGTGGAGGACCAGGCCACGCACGCGCTGCTGCGCGGGGGCGCCACCACGCTGCGGCGGGTGGTGGAGAACCTCGTGCTCAACGCGTGCGAGGGCAATGGCCAGCAGGGCGCCGCGCAGGTGGACATCCTCGCGCGCTCCGAGCCGTACAGCGGGCGGCTGGAGCTGCTCATCGCCGATGACGGGCCGGGCTTCCCCGCGGAGAAGCTGAAGGCCCCCATCGAGGGGTTGTCCACCACCAAGCCGAACGGCACGGGGCTGGGCCTGTACACCTCCGAGTGTCTCATCCGCGCGAGCGGCGGCACGCTGGAGCGCCACAACCGGCCCACCGGAGGGGCACAGCTGCGCATCCTGCTCCCGCGGGAATTGAGATGA
- a CDS encoding response regulator: MKVLVLDCDARVSRGLERTLRVLGHEVLRPTSTAQARAALETEPAVDIILAAQHLDAGETGTGFLRWAEAHVPHARRVLISGTHCPPDFIEQPGLQWFQAKPFGRRELEALLSTPGPSHPRP; encoded by the coding sequence ATGAAGGTGCTGGTGCTGGACTGTGATGCCCGGGTGTCCCGGGGACTGGAGCGCACCCTGCGGGTGCTCGGCCACGAGGTGCTCCGGCCCACCTCCACCGCCCAGGCCCGCGCCGCCCTCGAGACGGAGCCGGCCGTGGACATCATCCTCGCCGCCCAGCACCTGGACGCGGGCGAGACGGGCACCGGCTTCCTGCGCTGGGCCGAGGCCCACGTGCCCCACGCGCGCCGCGTCCTCATCTCCGGCACGCACTGCCCTCCCGACTTCATCGAGCAGCCCGGTCTCCAATGGTTCCAGGCCAAGCCCTTCGGCCGCCGCGAGCTGGAGGCCCTGCTGTCCACCCCCGGCCCGAGCCACCCGCGCCCATGA
- a CDS encoding Dyp-type peroxidase, translating into MRPQEGLFHSPGAFSAVAVLRLSRNVALSQLRDVLSTLYAELSATEGLHTVLGLQPTLLPGAPAPSALLPRQGPTARFPSTQSHVLVQVSAEGRELLLWALRRVLAHSKAVLSLEEEVLGGRIGEGRDAFGFRDGLLRPTREQVRRAALVPSGALAGASWLLYLRFQKDLERFGRLKPQAQERVVGRTRDGELVTDAPAEAHIHRARASGAGENQLLIRRGFPFRHGGEEGLAFVSASADPDYYQRSLDALLGVGGQTPDALLRYALAVSGGLYLAPPHDWFHAPASRQEATP; encoded by the coding sequence ATGCGGCCACAGGAAGGGCTCTTTCATTCGCCTGGAGCGTTCAGTGCCGTCGCCGTTCTCCGGCTCAGCCGCAACGTGGCGCTCTCCCAGCTGCGGGACGTGCTGTCCACCCTCTACGCCGAGCTGAGCGCCACCGAGGGCCTGCACACGGTGCTCGGCCTGCAGCCCACACTGCTCCCCGGCGCTCCCGCTCCCTCCGCGCTGCTGCCCCGCCAGGGCCCCACCGCGCGCTTCCCCTCCACCCAGTCCCACGTGCTCGTCCAGGTGAGCGCCGAGGGCCGCGAGCTGCTGCTGTGGGCCCTGCGCCGGGTGCTCGCCCACTCCAAGGCGGTGCTGTCGCTCGAGGAGGAGGTGCTCGGCGGCCGCATCGGCGAGGGCCGTGACGCCTTCGGCTTCCGCGACGGTCTGCTGCGCCCCACCCGCGAGCAGGTGCGTCGCGCCGCGCTCGTGCCCTCGGGGGCCCTGGCCGGCGCTTCCTGGCTGCTCTACCTGCGCTTCCAGAAGGACCTGGAGCGCTTCGGCCGCCTCAAGCCCCAGGCCCAGGAGCGCGTGGTGGGCCGCACCCGCGACGGAGAGCTCGTCACGGACGCGCCCGCCGAGGCCCACATCCACCGCGCTCGCGCCTCCGGTGCCGGGGAGAATCAGCTCCTCATCCGCCGCGGCTTCCCCTTCCGCCACGGCGGCGAGGAGGGCCTGGCCTTCGTCTCCGCTTCCGCGGATCCGGACTACTACCAGCGCTCGCTGGACGCGCTGCTGGGCGTGGGCGGCCAGACGCCGGACGCCCTGCTCCGCTACGCCCTGGCCGTGAGCGGCGGCCTCTACCTCGCGCCTCCACACGACTGGTTCCACGCCCCTGCCTCCCGCCAGGAGGCCACCCCATGA
- a CDS encoding Uma2 family endonuclease yields the protein MGGSRQRKASYADLEALPAHVVGELIDGVLYASPRPALPHAFAAGELFFELMGPFGKGRGGPGGWHLLMEPELHLSEDVLVPDIAGWRHERMPEVPRTAAATLAPDWLCEVLSPSTRNLDRKAKLPVYAREGVRHVWLVDPIARTLEVFRLEETHYVPMTPHSGPVRVRAEPFEALELQLALLWGNETPRK from the coding sequence ATGGGCGGCAGCCGACAGCGCAAGGCGAGCTACGCGGACCTGGAGGCGCTCCCGGCGCACGTCGTCGGGGAGCTCATCGATGGGGTGTTGTATGCCAGCCCCCGGCCCGCCCTTCCGCACGCGTTCGCTGCCGGAGAGCTTTTCTTCGAGTTGATGGGCCCATTCGGCAAGGGACGGGGCGGGCCTGGAGGCTGGCACCTGTTGATGGAACCCGAGCTGCACCTGAGCGAGGACGTGCTGGTTCCAGACATCGCGGGTTGGCGGCACGAACGAATGCCAGAGGTTCCACGCACAGCGGCCGCCACGCTGGCTCCTGACTGGCTCTGCGAGGTGCTCTCCCCCTCCACACGAAACCTGGACCGCAAGGCGAAGCTGCCGGTGTACGCACGCGAGGGCGTGCGGCACGTGTGGCTGGTGGACCCGATTGCCCGCACGTTGGAAGTGTTCCGGCTAGAGGAAACCCACTACGTCCCGATGACGCCTCACTCGGGCCCGGTCCGGGTTCGCGCCGAGCCCTTCGAAGCACTCGAGTTGCAGCTGGCCCTCCTCTGGGGCAATGAGACGCCACGGAAATGA
- a CDS encoding halocarboxylic acid dehydrogenase DehI family protein, giving the protein MANPRQVSEHEAQGEVERVLHEMRQTLRVTGLDVTVRTWAGFERFLVAMWEAMGPNTETRAFEAAADEVRAQAVEAAERLGRLGAWEAAVLGDSQRYHVRGALELYHYLNPKMLVFTSAVKLALQDEHVGALQPLGSAERVERGAPARMMAMEAVDERPDDARLRGLFKDIQETVGPPALPGEFRGLALWPGYLEAAWERLKPRMRTEEWARACDTLLETSRRLARRLPYEVALSKERLEVLREDAELIQRVTVQSEWRLPVLVLGMATLVGDVGDLERRLPFPAEARLVPDFVVAEELR; this is encoded by the coding sequence ATGGCGAATCCCAGGCAGGTGAGCGAGCACGAGGCGCAAGGCGAGGTGGAGCGGGTCCTCCATGAGATGCGGCAGACGCTGCGGGTGACGGGGCTGGACGTGACGGTGCGCACGTGGGCGGGCTTCGAGCGCTTCCTGGTGGCGATGTGGGAGGCGATGGGGCCGAACACGGAGACGCGTGCCTTCGAGGCGGCGGCGGACGAGGTGCGGGCGCAGGCGGTGGAGGCCGCCGAGCGTCTGGGTCGGCTGGGCGCGTGGGAGGCGGCGGTGCTGGGAGACAGCCAGCGCTACCACGTGCGAGGGGCGCTGGAGCTGTACCACTACCTCAACCCGAAGATGCTGGTGTTCACCTCGGCGGTGAAGCTGGCCCTGCAGGACGAGCACGTGGGGGCGCTGCAGCCGCTAGGGAGCGCGGAGCGGGTGGAGCGGGGGGCTCCGGCGCGGATGATGGCGATGGAGGCCGTGGACGAGCGGCCGGACGACGCGCGGCTGCGGGGACTCTTCAAGGACATCCAGGAGACGGTGGGACCGCCCGCGTTGCCGGGAGAGTTCCGGGGGCTGGCGCTGTGGCCCGGGTACCTGGAAGCCGCGTGGGAGCGGCTGAAGCCGAGGATGAGGACGGAGGAGTGGGCCCGCGCCTGTGACACGCTGCTGGAGACGTCGAGGCGGCTGGCGAGGCGTCTTCCCTACGAGGTGGCGCTGTCGAAGGAGCGGCTGGAGGTGCTGCGCGAGGACGCGGAGCTCATCCAGCGGGTGACGGTGCAGAGCGAGTGGCGGCTGCCGGTGCTGGTGCTCGGGATGGCGACGCTGGTGGGCGACGTGGGAGACCTCGAGCGGCGGTTGCCCTTCCCGGCGGAGGCGCGCCTGGTGCCGGACTTCGTGGTGGCGGAGGAGCTGCGATGA